In Oenanthe melanoleuca isolate GR-GAL-2019-014 chromosome 10, OMel1.0, whole genome shotgun sequence, a single window of DNA contains:
- the MINAR1 gene encoding major intrinsically disordered Notch2-binding receptor 1: protein MESSQESSLFLVKILEELDTKQNTVSYQDLCKSLCARFDLSQLAKLRSVLFYTACLDPNFPATLFKDKMRCTVNNQQSKKIMVAADIVTIFNLIQMNGGVAKEKLPVARHKVKKKESFESCRSDTEICNIADCVPDCVPNCELNDQDFARGFPVRRSSKCRKMDCKDCQQFVPSSEPNFLLGVSKDMKGRAASLDRLQALASYSIATSPPCEMQSTYFPMNIENESISDQDSLPISAGIKETFISNDEPFMMQSCVQKRNIFKEDFHNLITISPNLIPSNKTPEDGHREPQNRKESSKQTFFNHSFEMPYSSQYLNPIYSPIPDKRRAKHESLDDLQASTYFGPTTVLGPQETKKWTGKPTKQTAWPAKSWSLNTEEVPDFERSFFNRKQSEEKPRYQSSSNPSPNFPSVDRHQSYLNAKDQQPIMQANYAVKPNGHKAKEIPSILDVEKHEPVKKFKDKSINCTSVQIVSIDRTMSVGTQTEQQALDHKKCKDLCAAGQAKYSERHSLKHSDDDSEIVSDDISDIFRFLDDMSISGSTGVMQSSCYNSTGSLSQVHKSDCESSPEHNLTKISNGSACNKLDKVVRADVSNTDDELKTSVCKLVLRIGEIEKKLESLSGVREEISQVLGKLSKLDQKIQQPEKVSVQIDLNSLTSDAASDESNSPQIFQCHNTPHGGKLENNPEWCCSDASGSNSESLRVKALKKSLFTRRSSRSLTEENSATESKIASISNSPRDWRAITYTNQVGITEEEMKERDGGENKDWHRKSKEADRQYEIPQPHRLSKQPKDAFLIEQVFSPHPYPASLKSHMKSNPLYTDMRLTELAEVKRAQPSWTIEEYTRNSGDKGKIAALDLQTQESLNPNNLEYWMEDIYTPGYDSLLKRKEAEFRRAKVCKIAALIAAAACTVILVIVVPICTMKS, encoded by the exons ATGGAATCCAGCCAGGAATCCTCACTCTTCCTGGTGAAGATATTGGAGGAGCTGGACACAAAGCAGAATACTGTTTCTTACCAGGATCTCTGCAAGTCCCTGTGTGCAAGGTTTGATTTATCCCAGTTGGCCAAGCTCAGAAGTGTGCTGTTTTACACTGCTTGCCTGGATCCTAATTTCCCAGCGACTTTGTTCAAAGACAAAATGAGATGCACTGTAAACAATCAGCAATCAAAGAAAATCATGGTTGCAGCAGATATAGTAACAATATTCAACCTCATACAAATGAACGGGGGAGTGGCCAAGGAGAAGCTTCCAGTGGCAAGGCACAAAGTGAAGAAGAAGGAGTCCTTCGAGTCCTGTAGGTCTGACACAGAGATCTGCAATATAGCAGACTGCGTGCCTGACTGTGTGCCCAACTGTGAGCTCAACGACCAGGACTTTGCCCGGGGCTTCCCAGTCAGGAGGTcttcaaaatgcagaaagatggacTGCAAAGACTGCCAGCAGTTCGTCCCCTCGTCAGAACCCAACTTCCTGCTCGGTGTTAGTAAGGACATGAAGGGCCGGGCTGCCTCTCTGGACAGGCTGCAGGCACTGGCGTCCTACTCCATCGCCACCTCCCCACCATGTGAGATGCAGAGCACCTACTTCCCCATGAACATTGAAAATGAATCTATTTCAGACCAGGATTCCTTGCCTATAAGTGCAGGCATAAAAGAAACTTTCATTTCAAATGACGAGCCGTTCATGATGCAGTCGTGTgtccagaaaagaaatatattcaaAGAAGATTTTCATAATCTGATTACAATATCTCCCAACTTAATACCATCCAACAAAACGCCAGAAGATGGACACAGAGAGCctcagaacaggaaagaaagctCTAAGCAGACTTTCTTCAACCACAGCTTTGAAATGCCATACAGCAGCCAGTACTTGAATCCGATTTATTCTCCTATACCAGACAAAAGGCGAGCGAAACATGAAAGTTTAGATGATCTTCAAGCTTCAACATATTTTGGCCCAACTACTGTTCTTGGACCACAGGAGACCAAAAAGTGGACTGGAAAGCCAACCAAGCAAACTGCCTGGCCAGCTAAAAGCTGGAGTTTAAATACTGAGGAGGTCCCTGACTTTGAACGCTCATTTTTTAATAGGAAGCAGTCTGAAGAGAAACCACGATACCAGAGTTCGAGCAACCCATCTCCAAACTTTCCTTCAGTTGACAGGCATCAGTCCTACCTAAATGCAAAGGATCAACAACCAATTATGCAGGCAAACTATGCTGTGAAACCCAATGGGCATAAAGCTAAGGAAATTCCTTCCATTCTAGACGTGGAGAAACATGAGCCAGTCAAAAAGTTTAAGGATAAAAGCATTAACTGCACTTCTGTCCAGATCGTGAGCATTGACAGGACCATGAGCGTTGGGACACAAACGGAGCAGCAGGCTCTGGACCACAAGAAGTGCAAGGATCTGTGTGCAGCTGGCCAGGCCAAGTACAGCGAGCGGCACTCTCTGAAGCACTCGGATGACGACTCCGAAATCGTGAGCGATGACATCAGTGACATTTTCCGGTTTTTGGATGACATGAGCATCAGCGGGTCCACGGGAGTGATGCAGTCCTCATGCTACAACAGCACTGGCTCCTTGTCTCAGGTGCATAAATCAGACTGTGAGAGCTCACCTGAGCACAATTTGACTAAGATCTCCAATGGGAGTGCCTGTAACAAACTGGATAAAGTGGTCAGGGCAGATGTCAGCAACACAGATGATGAGCTGAAGACCAGTGTCTGCAAATTAGTCTTGAGGATTGGTGAAATAGAGAAGAAACTGGAATCTCTCTCAGGTGTCCGAGAAGAAATATCTCAAGTCCTGGGAAAATTAAGCAAGCTGGATCAAAAAATCCAGCAGCCAGAGAAGGTCAGCGTGCAAATAGATCTCAACTCTTTGACGAGTGATGCCGCGTCAGATGAGAGCAACTCCCCGCAGATATTTCAGTGCCACAATACTCCTCATGGAGGCAAACTGGAGAATAATCCAGAATGGTGCTGTTCAGATGCCAGTGGAAGTAATAGCGAGAGTCTTCGAGTAAAGGccttaaaaaaaagtttgtttacTAGGAGATCATCAAGATCattaacagaagaaaacagtgcAACTGAATCCAAAATAGCAAGTATTTCAAACTCTCCCCGAGACTGGAGAGCTATTACTTACACCAACCAAGTTGGCATCACAGAGGAGGAGATGAAAGAGAGAGATGGAGGAGAAAATAAGGACTGGCACAGGAAATCTAAAGAG GCAGACAGGCAATACGAAATCCCACAGCCACATAGACTCTCTAAACAGCCAAAAGACGCTTTCTTGATTGAACAAGTCTTTAGTCCTCATCCCTACCCTGCATCTCTCAAGTCACACATGAAAAGCAACCCTCTCTACACAGACATGAGGTTGACAGAGCTGGCTGAAGTGAAACGTGCCCAGCCATCATGGACCATAGAGGAATACACGAGGAATTCGGGGGATAAAGGCAAGATTGCAGCCTTGGATCTACAA ACTCAAGAATCTTTAAACCCAAACAACTTAGAGTACTGGATGGAAGACATTTACACCCCAGGCTACGACTCGTTGCTGAAGCGGAAGGAAGCCGAGTTCAGGAGGGCGAAGGTTTGCAAGATCGCGGCGCTGATCGCGGCGGCCGCCTGCACGGTCATCCTGGTCATTGTGGTTCCCATCTGCACCATGAAATCCTGA